A part of Thermoflexus hugenholtzii JAD2 genomic DNA contains:
- a CDS encoding dihydroorotate dehydrogenase-like protein — protein sequence MVDLSTRYLGFHLRNPLIASSSPLTEDLETLRRLEEAGIAAVVLPSLFEEQIIEESERLDYGLSYGEESFAEALRYFPDLHHYNLGPEGYLEHIRRAKAALSIPVIASLNGVTTGGWIRYARLMEEAGADALELNIYYLPTSPDESSQAVEENYVRLVRDVVASVRIPVAVKLSPYFSSLPYMARRFEEAGAAALVLFNRFYQPDIDLEALEVVPNLVLSTSHELRERLRWVAILYPQVRLDLAITGGVHTAEDVLKAMMVGAKAVTMASALLRHGPEHVRRLLEDIRQWMEEHEYVSIEQMQGSMCRQRVANPAAYERANYIRVLSSFPRPR from the coding sequence ATGGTCGATCTTTCCACCCGCTATCTGGGGTTTCACCTGCGGAACCCCCTCATCGCCTCATCCTCTCCGCTTACAGAGGACCTGGAGACCCTCCGCCGTCTGGAGGAGGCGGGGATCGCGGCGGTGGTGTTGCCTTCCCTGTTCGAGGAGCAGATCATCGAGGAAAGCGAGCGTCTGGACTACGGGCTCTCTTACGGGGAGGAGAGCTTCGCCGAGGCCCTGCGTTATTTCCCCGATCTTCACCACTACAACCTGGGGCCCGAGGGCTATCTCGAGCACATCCGGCGGGCCAAGGCGGCCCTCTCCATCCCCGTCATCGCCAGCCTGAACGGCGTGACCACCGGCGGGTGGATCCGTTACGCGCGGCTGATGGAGGAGGCCGGCGCGGACGCCCTGGAGCTGAACATCTACTACCTGCCCACATCCCCCGATGAGAGCAGCCAGGCGGTGGAGGAAAATTACGTCCGGCTGGTGCGGGATGTGGTCGCCTCCGTGCGCATCCCGGTGGCCGTCAAGCTGAGCCCCTACTTCAGCTCCCTTCCTTATATGGCCCGGCGGTTCGAGGAGGCAGGCGCCGCCGCCCTGGTGCTCTTCAACCGGTTTTATCAGCCGGACATCGACCTGGAGGCCCTGGAGGTGGTGCCCAATCTGGTGCTCAGCACCTCCCACGAGCTCCGGGAGCGGCTGCGCTGGGTGGCCATCCTGTATCCTCAGGTGCGCCTGGATCTGGCCATCACGGGGGGCGTGCACACGGCGGAGGATGTGCTGAAGGCGATGATGGTGGGGGCGAAGGCCGTCACCATGGCCTCGGCGCTGCTGCGCCACGGGCCGGAGCACGTGCGGCGGCTGCTGGAGGACATCCGTCAATGGATGGAGGAACACGAATATGTTTCCATCGAGCAGATGCAGGGGAGCATGTGTCGACAGCGGGTCGCCAACCCGGCCGCCTATGAACGGGCGAACTACATTCGGGTGTTAAGCTCCTTCCCACGGCCGCGGTGA
- a CDS encoding electron transfer flavoprotein subunit beta/FixA family protein — MQTMVSPNGRDWHFVVCMKVVPKPEEVRVDPETRRLDRAGARSEINPPDMNALEMALQLKDRFGGRVSIVSMGPPFFEPYLRVGLAMGADHIYLLSDRRFGGADTLATTYTLARGIEKLGPVDLVFCGEESSDGATGQVPPGLAEWLGFQQITMVTQIELDPWRRVVRGRRERPGGYEILEVPLPAVISVKTGCNEPRFMDYRRKPWAFAPERVTVWSAADLEVDEVFIGVAGSPTQVSGLAQAPSRERRRIRLEGSPEEVARQLAERLRELLG, encoded by the coding sequence ATGCAGACGATGGTGAGCCCGAACGGCCGGGACTGGCATTTCGTGGTCTGTATGAAGGTGGTGCCCAAGCCGGAGGAGGTGCGGGTGGACCCGGAGACCCGGCGGCTGGATCGGGCAGGGGCCCGCTCGGAGATCAATCCGCCGGACATGAACGCCCTGGAGATGGCCCTGCAGCTCAAGGACCGCTTCGGGGGACGGGTTTCCATCGTCTCCATGGGCCCGCCCTTCTTCGAGCCCTATCTCCGGGTAGGGCTCGCCATGGGGGCCGATCACATCTACCTGCTCAGCGACCGCCGGTTCGGGGGCGCTGACACCCTGGCTACCACCTACACCTTGGCCCGGGGAATCGAGAAGCTGGGACCGGTGGATCTGGTCTTCTGCGGGGAGGAGTCATCGGATGGGGCCACCGGCCAGGTGCCGCCCGGGCTGGCGGAGTGGCTGGGCTTCCAGCAGATCACCATGGTCACGCAGATCGAGCTGGATCCCTGGCGGCGGGTGGTGCGGGGGCGTCGGGAGCGGCCCGGCGGGTATGAGATCCTGGAGGTCCCTCTCCCGGCGGTGATCTCGGTCAAGACGGGATGCAACGAGCCTCGTTTCATGGACTACCGGCGGAAGCCATGGGCCTTCGCGCCGGAGCGGGTGACCGTCTGGAGCGCCGCGGATTTGGAGGTCGATGAGGTCTTCATCGGGGTCGCCGGTTCTCCCACGCAGGTCTCCGGGCTGGCCCAGGCCCCCTCCCGGGAGCGCCGGCGCATCCGGCTGGAGGGGAGCCCGGAGGAGGTGGCCCGTCAGCTGGCCGAACGACTGCGGGAGCTGCTGGGATAG
- a CDS encoding electron transfer flavoprotein subunit alpha/FixB family protein has product MAASLYGPDEAQPAIWVYLEQEQAVLERVSLELLSKARELADGIGWRVAGLLLGHRVRPLVEQAFAWGADEVWVADHPLLEPFTVEAHTAMAFRALMQGRPSVFLCGATPNGRDLAGRLAVRLRTGLTADCTDLRLDPERGGLLIGEVTGFGGGVVALITMPHHRPQMATVRPGVFPLAAPQPGRTGAVIPLDVDLRPEDLHTRVVERVIGQGVDLTQAPVLVVGGRGIHGRFDLLRELAELLGGEVGATRPPVDEGLIGRERQVGQTGVVCRPKVAIVCGASGAFQFVVGIQNAGTVIAVNNDPEAPIFEFTDYGVVGDALQVIPALIEVLRAERMAVEGGPARG; this is encoded by the coding sequence ATGGCGGCTTCCCTCTACGGTCCCGATGAGGCGCAACCTGCGATCTGGGTGTATCTGGAGCAGGAACAAGCCGTCCTGGAACGGGTGTCCCTGGAGCTGCTTTCTAAGGCCCGAGAGTTGGCGGATGGGATCGGCTGGCGGGTGGCTGGCTTGCTCCTCGGCCATCGGGTGAGGCCCCTGGTGGAGCAGGCCTTCGCCTGGGGGGCGGATGAGGTGTGGGTGGCGGATCATCCCCTCCTCGAGCCCTTCACGGTCGAGGCCCACACGGCGATGGCGTTCCGGGCCCTGATGCAGGGGCGGCCCAGCGTCTTCCTGTGCGGCGCCACTCCCAACGGACGGGACCTGGCCGGGCGTCTGGCGGTGCGGTTGCGGACCGGCCTCACCGCCGACTGCACCGATCTGCGCCTGGATCCAGAGCGGGGCGGGTTGCTGATCGGGGAGGTCACCGGCTTTGGCGGAGGCGTGGTGGCCCTCATCACCATGCCTCATCACCGCCCCCAGATGGCCACTGTGCGGCCAGGCGTCTTCCCCCTCGCTGCTCCCCAGCCCGGGCGGACCGGTGCGGTCATCCCTCTCGATGTGGATCTGCGACCGGAGGATCTCCACACCCGGGTGGTGGAGCGGGTGATCGGCCAGGGGGTGGATCTCACCCAGGCGCCGGTCCTGGTGGTGGGCGGGCGAGGGATCCACGGACGGTTCGATCTGCTCCGGGAGCTGGCGGAGCTGCTCGGCGGAGAGGTGGGGGCCACCCGCCCGCCGGTGGATGAGGGCCTGATCGGCCGGGAGCGCCAGGTCGGCCAGACCGGCGTGGTGTGTCGGCCGAAGGTGGCCATCGTGTGCGGTGCCAGCGGCGCCTTCCAGTTCGTGGTCGGGATCCAGAACGCCGGGACTGTGATCGCGGTCAACAACGATCCAGAGGCTCCCATCTTCGAGTTCACCGATTACGGCGTGGTCGGGGATGCCCTGCAGGTGATCCCGGCCCTGATCGAGGTCCTGCGCGCGGAGCGGATGGCGGTGGAGGGCGGCCCGGCCCGAGGATAG
- a CDS encoding (Fe-S)-binding protein, translating into MLEMPVLTPDEALWERLFRETQGTMALCYQCGVCTAACPWGLVRHEPFSVRAMMRRAQVGLLDGDEHLWLCAACAQCETLCPRGVPVSEIFQSLREQAWETRRIPRGLSAVLWSVYWNNNPWFQPPSYRVRWARDLEVPRFDPAQHELLYYVGCTSAYDRRAQKVARALVQLLRAAGVRFGTLGNDEPCCGEAVKSLGHRPYFYEIAQNNAKIFADAGVRELITTSPHCYDVFQNHYPRFQAEFRPYHYTQYLARLLEEGRLRFAQEVRLRVTYHDPCYLGRRNGEYDAPRRILDAIPGLERVEMAHSGPEALCCGGGGGRMWLETRAGERFADLRVQEALQTGAQVIATACPFCMACLEDSLKGLGVQGIRVMDVAEIAAMAISPSGTDLRI; encoded by the coding sequence CTCTGCTATCAGTGTGGGGTCTGCACCGCCGCGTGCCCCTGGGGCCTGGTTCGGCATGAGCCCTTCTCCGTGCGGGCCATGATGCGCCGGGCCCAGGTCGGTCTGCTGGACGGGGATGAGCACCTGTGGTTGTGCGCCGCGTGCGCTCAGTGCGAGACCCTGTGCCCCCGCGGGGTGCCGGTCTCCGAGATCTTCCAGAGCTTGCGGGAGCAGGCTTGGGAAACCCGTCGCATCCCCCGGGGCCTCTCCGCGGTGCTCTGGTCGGTCTACTGGAACAACAATCCCTGGTTCCAGCCTCCCTCCTACCGCGTCCGATGGGCCCGCGACCTGGAGGTGCCCCGCTTCGATCCGGCCCAGCATGAGCTCCTCTACTACGTGGGTTGCACCTCCGCTTATGACCGGCGGGCCCAGAAGGTCGCCCGCGCCCTGGTGCAGCTCCTTCGGGCCGCCGGCGTGCGTTTCGGCACCCTGGGCAACGATGAACCCTGCTGCGGGGAGGCCGTTAAGAGCCTCGGACACCGCCCTTACTTCTACGAGATCGCCCAGAACAACGCGAAGATCTTCGCCGACGCGGGAGTGCGGGAGCTCATCACCACCTCCCCGCATTGCTACGATGTGTTCCAGAATCACTACCCCCGGTTCCAGGCGGAGTTCCGCCCCTATCACTACACCCAGTATCTGGCCCGCCTGCTGGAGGAGGGCCGCCTCCGGTTTGCTCAGGAGGTCCGGCTCCGGGTCACTTATCACGATCCCTGCTACCTGGGGCGGCGCAACGGCGAATACGATGCCCCTCGTCGGATCCTGGATGCGATCCCCGGCCTGGAACGGGTGGAGATGGCCCATTCCGGTCCGGAGGCCCTGTGTTGTGGCGGCGGCGGAGGGCGGATGTGGCTGGAGACCCGGGCCGGCGAGCGGTTCGCCGACCTGCGGGTTCAGGAGGCCCTGCAGACCGGGGCTCAGGTGATCGCCACCGCTTGCCCGTTCTGCATGGCCTGCCTGGAGGACAGCCTGAAGGGCCTCGGCGTGCAGGGGATACGGGTGATGGATGTGGCCGAGATCGCGGCTATGGCGATCAGCCCCTCCGGAACGGACCTGCGCATCTGA